A window of the Littorina saxatilis isolate snail1 unplaced genomic scaffold, US_GU_Lsax_2.0 scaffold_339, whole genome shotgun sequence genome harbors these coding sequences:
- the LOC138956859 gene encoding uncharacterized protein encodes MSNIGESFDDFKDLILTEQVYESMPTELVTYVKDRKPNSIDDVIDTVTLYEENRPKESRRHGKKPEERGHKATHGTNSTNKDKDEGNKSRTSVKCFRCGKLGHFKKDCRQPPKDESASAAFQDENDVEGNATHDQLCDKCVHKKFTKLSQIVVEGQVVTAFRDTGSTSTIVDSKLVPASKITTRTKETSLAKKSVKEKLSVAHVYMDTPYFVGETEVSVMENPVHPVLIGNSMGVGSEKIETPVYPVRETVIPETTATAVTRGQEKREEEGNASIPSFPMEGKIFTVADLKREQQDDKSLEKLHVLARTNETRGRVQFIYDKDVLYRQYSDKQGKDHRQVVVPHKMRAKVLSTGHDTAMSGHLGQKKSRERIWQDFFWPGIVGDIKRYCSSCDVCQRTMPKGRTRKVPLGKMPLIETPFKRVAVDIVGPIKPMSETKKQYILVMVDFATRYPEAVALKDIKAETVADALWTFWTRLGLPEEVLTDNGAQFTSELMTQVNQLLAIKGLTTSPWHPQCNGVVERFNGTLKAMLKKMTFEQPTKWDQYLPALLFAYREVPQDSLGFSPFELLYGRTVRGPMQVLRQLWTEEESNDEIRTTAEHVIDLRNRIEETCKIARDHLAKSAIRQAHFYDKKTKKRELIVGTRVLLLLPTKHNKLELAWKGPYVIEEQINSFDYKIKVGRQTRVYHINLLREYHEREMIAEPEKLPEEVVEQSAIVVEDLEEQDDEIFANMGPDPSMIIPSTKRTENEKDVHVADTLTARQQREVRDACTEFSASLTDVPKATTLEICNIRMIDDRPVYVKPRPIPHALVDVVEREVKETLDLKVIEPATSPYNAPIVIVKKAQGKAVRFCNDFREANKVIENDAEPITEQKYATVEKECLATVWGIQKFERYLYGRHFILETDHQPLQYLQRMKPTNARLMRWALQLQPYVFTVKIIPGKDNIGADYLSRATMN; translated from the coding sequence ATGTCCAATATCGGAGAAAGTTTCGATGATTTCAAAGACCTCATACTGACGGAACAAGTGTATGAAAGCATGCCTACTGAACTCGTCACGTACGTGAAGGATAGAAAACCAAACAGCATTGATGACGTGATCGACACCGTAACTCTCTACGAAGAAAACCGACCCAAAGAAAGCCGTAGACATGGGAAGAAACCTGAAGAGAGAGGACACAAGGCAACACACGGGACGAATTCCACAAACAAGGACAAGGACGAAGGAAATAAAAGCAGAACCAGCGTCAAATGTTTCAGATGTGGAAAATTGGGCCATTTCAAGAAGGATTGTCGCCAGCCTCCGAAAGATGAATCAGCCAGTGCCGCATTTCAAGACGAGAATGACGTCGAGGGGAATGCGACACATGATCAACTGTGCGACAAATGTGTTCACAAGAAATTCACCAAACTGTCCCAAATCGTAGTTGAAGGCCAGGTAGTCACTGCTTTCCGCGACACCGGAAGCACCTCTACGATTGTTGATTCCAAACTAGTACCAGCTAGCAAGATTACTACGCGCACAAAAGAAACGTCTTTGGCGAAGAAATCAGTAAAAGAGAAACTATCAGTCGCACACGTTTACATGGACACGCCGTACTTCGTGGGAGAAACCGAAGTTAGCGTCATGGAGAATCCTGTCCATCCTGTGTTGATTGGAAACTCGATGGGTGTAGGATCGGAGAAAATCGAGACACCTGTATATCCAGTCCGTGAGACCGTAATCCCTGAAACCACTGCAACAGCCGTTACCCGAGGACAAGAAAAACGTGAAGAGGAGGGGAATGCGTCAATTCCCAGTTTTCCTATGGAAGGAAAGATCTTCACCGTTGCTGATTTAAAGAGAGAACAGCAAGACGACAAAAGCCTTGAGAAATTACATGTGTTGGCACGAACGAATGAAACTCGAGGGCGAGTACAGTTCATCTATGACAAGGACGTGTTATATCGCCAATACAGTGACAAGCAAGGAAAGGACCACCGACAAGTAGTAGTACCTCACAAGATGCGAGCGAAGGTATTGTCCACCGGACACGATACGGCGATGTCGGGCCATCTCGGACAGAAGAAATCAAGAGAACGGATTTGGCAAGATTTTTTTTGGCCGGGGATCGTGGGTGACATCAAACGCTACTGCAGTTCTTGTGACGTGTGCCAACGTACTATGCCAAAAGGACGGACGAGGAAGGTACCTCTGGGAAAGATGCCTCTGATTGAAACTCCGTTCAAGCGTGTAGCCGTTGACATAGTAGGACCAATCAAACCCATGTCTGAGACAAAGAAGCAGTATATCCTAGTGATGGTGGATTTCGCGACCAGATATCCTGAAGCTGTTGCTCTCAAAGACATAAAGGCAGAAACCGTGGCTGACGCGCTATGGACATTCTGGACAAGATTGGGACTTCCAGAAGAAGTATTGACCGACAACGGAGCGCAGTTCACCAGCGAGTTGATGACTCAAGTCAACCAACTGCTCGCAATCAAGGGATTGACAACTTCACCTTGGCATCCTCAATGCAATGGTGTTGTAGAACGTTTCAATGGAACTTTGAAAGCGATGCTCAAGAAGATGACTTTTGAACAACCGACCAAGTGGGACCAGTACTTGCCAGCACTACTGTTCGCATACCGAGAAGTTCCCCAAGATTCACTTGGATTTTCTCCTTTCGAACTTCTGTATGGGCGGACAGTGCGTGGACCAATGCAAGTATTGCGTCAACTGTGGACGGAAGAAGAAAGCAACGACGAGATACGCACGACGGCTGAACATGTTATTGATCTGCGAAATCGCATTGAAGAAACGTGCAAGATCGCCCGCGACCATCTCGCCAAGTCAGCAATACGACAAGCTCACTTCTACgacaagaagacgaagaagagagAACTCATTGTCGGCACCAGAGTTTTGCTTCTACTGCCAacgaaacacaacaagctagaACTTGCATGGAAGGGACCATACGTGATCGAGGAGCAGATCAACTCATTTGATTACAAGATCAAAGTGGGTCGCCAAACTCGTGTCTATCACATCAACCTTTTGCGAGAGTACCATGAACGAGAAATGATCGCTGAACCAGAGAAACTTCCAGAAGAAGTGGTGGAACAGAGCGCGATAGTCGTCGAAGATCTGGAAGAACAAGATGACGAAATATTCGCCAACATGGGACCTGATCCCAGCATGATCATTCCGTCTACAAAACGTACCGAGAATGAGAAAGATGTACATGTAGCTGACACATTGACGGCAAGACAACAACGTGAAGTCAGAGACGCATGTACAGAATTCAGCGCATCGTTGACTGATGTACCAAAAGCTACGACTCTAGAAATCTGCAACATCAGGATGATTGATGATCGACCTGTGTACGTGAAACCACGACCCATACCTCATGCGTTAGTGGACGTGGTGGAACGTGAAGTGAAAGAGACGTTGGATTTGAAGGTTATCGAACCAGCCACTTCACCCTACAACGCTCCGATAGTGATCGTGAAGAAAGCACAAGGTAAAGCAGTGCGTTTCTGCAATGATTTCAGGGAAGCAAATAAAGTCATCGAGAACGACGCTGAACCAATCACAGAACAGAAATATGCCACCGTAGAGAAAGAATGCTTAGCGACCGTCTGGGGAATCCAGAAATTTGAGCGTTATCTCTACGGAAGACATTTCAtactggagacggaccatcaacctcttcAGTATCTACAGCGGATGAAACCAACCAATGCCAGACTGATGCGCTGGGCACTGCAACTTCAACCGTACGTCTTCACCGTGAAGATCATTCCCGGCAAAGACAACATTGGAGCAGACTACCTCAGCCGTGCTACCATGAACTGA